A single genomic interval of Koleobacter methoxysyntrophicus harbors:
- a CDS encoding ABC transporter substrate-binding protein, producing the protein MKKLLILFLLAVLVTISLTGCKGKGETADQISPGEKGYKIRIAEQFGLVYAPLMIAREKGFFEKYGLDVEWKRFGSGGAAREALASGDLDAAFMGIPPFLIGWDKGVPAKVALGYVVSPVSLVTYNPEIRSIKDLKPGYKIALPSPGSVQHILLSMAAERELGDPRALDDLLVALPHPDGAAAMIAKKDIHAHFTTPPYLFEELSQPGYVEILKGTEAFGGEFSFNVGLVTLKYHDENPQGYAAFIQGVNEAIAWINLNKREAAKILSPKFNLPEDKLYKYMTWEGMNYTTATYGLLEFAEFMKKTGYIGRLPKDLSEVAYENVLAVIGKREGGQ; encoded by the coding sequence ATGAAGAAATTGTTAATCTTATTTCTGCTAGCCGTGCTGGTAACAATCTCTCTTACAGGTTGCAAAGGAAAGGGGGAAACAGCGGATCAGATATCACCGGGGGAAAAGGGATACAAGATCAGGATTGCGGAACAGTTCGGTCTTGTTTATGCTCCTCTGATGATAGCCAGGGAAAAGGGGTTTTTTGAAAAGTACGGTCTTGATGTAGAATGGAAGAGGTTTGGCTCAGGTGGAGCGGCTAGAGAAGCCCTTGCTTCGGGAGACCTGGATGCAGCTTTTATGGGTATCCCTCCTTTTTTGATTGGGTGGGATAAGGGAGTCCCTGCTAAGGTTGCTTTAGGATACGTAGTTTCACCGGTATCTCTGGTTACATATAATCCGGAAATCAGGTCAATCAAAGATTTAAAACCAGGCTACAAGATTGCTCTGCCTTCACCTGGAAGTGTCCAGCATATACTGCTGTCTATGGCAGCAGAGAGGGAATTGGGTGACCCCAGGGCACTGGATGACCTTCTAGTAGCCCTGCCTCATCCCGATGGCGCTGCCGCGATGATAGCAAAAAAGGATATCCATGCCCATTTCACTACCCCGCCGTATCTCTTTGAAGAATTAAGTCAACCGGGGTACGTGGAAATCCTCAAAGGGACCGAGGCCTTCGGTGGGGAATTCAGCTTTAATGTAGGGTTGGTTACCCTTAAGTACCATGATGAAAATCCGCAGGGTTATGCAGCCTTTATCCAGGGGGTAAATGAAGCCATTGCCTGGATCAATTTAAACAAAAGGGAAGCAGCGAAGATTCTGTCCCCTAAATTCAACCTTCCTGAAGATAAGCTGTATAAGTACATGACATGGGAAGGGATGAACTATACCACGGCAACATATGGGCTTTTGGAATTTGCAGAATTCATGAAAAAAACAGGGTATATCGGTCGATTACCGAAAGACCTGTCAGAAGTAGCCTATGAAAACGTTTTGGCGGTAATTGGGAAAAGAGAAGGAGGGCAGTAA
- a CDS encoding DUF441 domain-containing protein, translated as MKEPMRVLFFFFVLGLLSKNHLVACASGLILSLSVSKIVNISSNWQNVFFDAGLVFLIIGILLPLASGDISIEIIYRRIFSLEGLIATIVGICSAVLARKGVNLLKLSPEVMVGLIFGSILGTSFFNGVPTGPLVAAGIAALFIEIARLFK; from the coding sequence GTGAAAGAACCTATGCGGGTGCTCTTTTTCTTTTTTGTTTTGGGTTTGTTGAGCAAAAACCATCTGGTAGCCTGTGCATCGGGTTTAATTTTATCATTATCGGTAAGCAAAATAGTTAACATATCTTCAAACTGGCAAAACGTATTTTTCGATGCAGGTCTGGTTTTTCTCATAATAGGTATACTTTTGCCCCTGGCCTCGGGGGATATATCCATAGAGATAATATACAGGAGGATCTTCTCCCTTGAGGGGTTAATAGCTACTATAGTTGGGATCTGCTCTGCTGTTCTGGCCAGGAAAGGAGTAAACCTCTTAAAATTAAGCCCTGAAGTAATGGTCGGTTTGATTTTCGGCAGTATTTTGGGTACCTCCTTTTTTAACGGGGTCCCGACAGGCCCACTTGTAGCGGCCGGAATAGCCGCATTATTTATTGAAATTGCCAGATTGTTTAAGTAG